A window of Armatimonadota bacterium contains these coding sequences:
- the ispF gene encoding 2-C-methyl-D-erythritol 2,4-cyclodiphosphate synthase produces the protein MRVGLGLDLHRFAQGRTLRLGGVEIPYERGLAGHSDADVLLHAVMDAALGAAGLGDIGAHFPPDDDRYRDADSAALLRGVRDRLGEMGWAVVQVDAVVVAEAPRLSPYVERMRARIAEILDLPVADVAVKATTAEGMGAIGRGEGIQAIAVVLLERV, from the coding sequence ATGCGCGTAGGGTTGGGATTGGACCTGCACCGGTTCGCCCAGGGCAGAACGTTGCGGTTGGGCGGCGTGGAGATCCCGTACGAGCGAGGCCTGGCGGGCCACAGCGACGCCGACGTCCTCCTGCACGCGGTGATGGACGCGGCGCTGGGGGCGGCGGGGCTGGGCGACATCGGGGCACACTTCCCGCCCGACGACGATCGCTACCGGGACGCGGACAGCGCCGCGCTGCTGCGCGGAGTACGCGATCGTCTGGGCGAGATGGGATGGGCGGTCGTCCAGGTGGACGCGGTCGTCGTTGCGGAGGCGCCGCGCCTGAGCCCGTACGTCGAACGCATGCGCGCACGCATCGCCGAGATCCTGGACCTGCCGGTCGCCGACGTCGCGGTCAAGGCGACGACGGCGGAGGGCATGGGTGCCATCGGTCGGGGTGAGGGCATCCAGGCGATCGCGGTGGTGCTGCTGGAGCGGGTGTGA
- the cysS gene encoding cysteine--tRNA ligase → MALHVTNTLTRRKERFEPLQPPDVKMYVCGVNLYGPAHVGHAMSYVVFDVIRRHLEWSGYRVRHVQNFTDIEDRIVARSQREGRTIQAIAEEYIARFHREMDALNVLRAHSYPRATEVIPQMIEIIGVLIEKGHAYVVDGDVYFRVTSDPDYGKLSGRRLEEMQAGARIAVDERKEHPMDFALWTRAKPGEPSWPSPWGEGLPGWHIECSAMSIHYLGPQLDIHGGGEDVIFPHHENEIAQSENFTGKPFVKYWIHNALLRPGGAEEKMTRHLGNVVSIEEALGRYSPDGLRLFFLSSHYRNPLTWKEQAVEAADRGAERLRHAVEAIDAVLRRCTPSGRRSPAAQALFERAASAREAFRAAMDDDFNTPQAIAEIFALAADANRLTDALAKRVGDVGAPEDAADALAQAADGLRELAGVLGLRLAPAVPQEWLDQQLRRLLEEEEALRSIDPTGKTKEILDAILAARQRARDRRDFATADRIRRRLGEIGVSVEDYPGGSRWRIR, encoded by the coding sequence ATGGCCCTGCACGTGACGAACACCCTGACGCGGCGCAAGGAGCGCTTCGAGCCGCTCCAACCGCCGGACGTGAAGATGTACGTCTGCGGAGTGAACCTGTACGGGCCCGCCCACGTCGGCCACGCGATGAGCTACGTGGTCTTCGACGTGATCCGTCGGCATCTGGAGTGGTCCGGCTACCGGGTGCGGCACGTCCAGAACTTCACCGACATCGAGGATCGGATCGTGGCCCGATCGCAGCGGGAGGGGCGGACGATCCAGGCGATCGCCGAGGAGTACATCGCCCGCTTCCATCGGGAGATGGACGCGCTGAACGTCCTGCGGGCGCACTCCTACCCGCGGGCCACTGAGGTCATCCCCCAGATGATCGAGATCATCGGGGTGCTGATCGAAAAGGGGCACGCCTACGTCGTAGACGGCGACGTCTACTTCCGCGTGACCTCCGACCCCGACTACGGCAAGCTGTCGGGGCGACGCCTGGAAGAGATGCAGGCCGGCGCCCGCATCGCGGTGGACGAGCGCAAGGAACACCCGATGGATTTCGCGCTGTGGACGCGGGCCAAGCCGGGGGAGCCCTCGTGGCCGAGCCCATGGGGGGAGGGGCTACCGGGCTGGCACATCGAGTGCTCGGCGATGTCGATCCATTACCTCGGACCGCAGCTGGACATCCACGGCGGCGGCGAGGACGTGATCTTTCCGCACCACGAGAACGAGATCGCCCAGTCCGAGAACTTCACCGGCAAGCCCTTCGTCAAGTACTGGATCCACAACGCGCTGCTGCGCCCGGGCGGGGCCGAAGAGAAGATGACGCGCCACCTGGGCAACGTCGTCTCGATCGAGGAGGCCCTCGGGCGCTACAGCCCCGACGGGCTGCGACTGTTCTTTCTGTCATCTCACTACCGGAACCCGCTCACGTGGAAGGAACAGGCCGTCGAAGCGGCCGACCGCGGGGCCGAACGGCTCCGGCACGCGGTGGAAGCGATCGATGCCGTCCTGCGCCGCTGTACGCCGTCCGGCCGTCGTTCGCCAGCAGCGCAGGCGCTCTTTGAGCGCGCCGCGTCCGCACGGGAGGCGTTCCGGGCCGCGATGGACGACGACTTCAACACGCCGCAGGCGATCGCGGAGATCTTCGCCCTGGCCGCGGACGCCAACCGCCTCACCGACGCGCTGGCCAAGCGCGTGGGGGACGTGGGCGCGCCGGAGGACGCCGCGGACGCCCTGGCGCAGGCCGCCGATGGGCTGCGCGAACTGGCGGGTGTGTTGGGGCTGCGCTTGGCGCCGGCGGTCCCCCAGGAGTGGCTGGACCAACAGCTGCGCCGCCTGCTGGAAGAAGAAGAGGCGCTGCGCTCGATCGACCCCACCGGCAAGACCAAAGAGATCCTCGACGCGATCCTGGCCGCGCGCCAGCGGGCCCGCGACCGACGCGACTTCGCCACCGCCGATCGCATCCGCAGGCGCCTGGGGGAGATCGGCGTTTCGGTGGAGGACTATCCGGGGGGCAGCCGGTGGAGGATTCGGTAG
- the rlmB gene encoding 23S rRNA (guanosine(2251)-2'-O)-methyltransferase RlmB, which translates to MEDSVADLIEGRNPVWEALHADRPIRKIQIARTARLAGTLARIVSHAKSRGIPVQFVDPRHLAAVSATGAHQGVIALISPHRTVELEALLKQATARGAPFLVLLDGIEDPRNLGAIVRTAEAAGAHGVVIPRRRAAGLSPAVAKASAGAIEHVPVAMVTNMAQAVKACRAAGLLTVAADPRALRCYDEVALRPPLALVIGGERSGVRRLVRERCDLTVRIPMRGRISSLNASVAAAILLFEVVRQHRHGHGGPRERSGQPCEERP; encoded by the coding sequence GTGGAGGATTCGGTAGCGGACCTCATCGAGGGCCGCAACCCCGTCTGGGAGGCGCTGCACGCCGATCGGCCGATCCGCAAGATCCAGATCGCGCGCACCGCGCGTCTAGCCGGGACACTGGCCCGCATCGTCTCGCACGCCAAGAGCCGGGGCATCCCCGTGCAGTTCGTCGATCCGCGCCACCTGGCTGCCGTCTCGGCCACCGGCGCACACCAGGGAGTGATCGCCCTCATCTCACCCCACCGCACGGTCGAGCTCGAAGCGCTCCTCAAGCAGGCCACAGCGCGCGGCGCGCCGTTCTTGGTACTGCTGGACGGGATCGAGGACCCCAGGAACCTGGGCGCGATCGTGCGCACCGCCGAGGCGGCCGGTGCCCACGGCGTGGTCATCCCCAGGCGTCGCGCGGCCGGTCTGAGCCCGGCGGTGGCCAAGGCGTCGGCGGGCGCGATCGAGCACGTGCCCGTCGCGATGGTGACGAACATGGCACAGGCAGTAAAGGCGTGTCGGGCCGCCGGGCTGCTGACGGTGGCCGCCGACCCCCGAGCGCTCCGGTGTTACGATGAGGTGGCGTTGCGCCCGCCACTGGCCCTGGTGATCGGCGGGGAGAGGTCCGGGGTGCGCCGGCTGGTCCGGGAACGGTGCGACCTGACGGTGCGCATCCCCATGCGAGGGCGGATCTCCTCGCTCAACGCGTCCGTGGCGGCGGCGATCTTGCTCTTCGAGGTCGTGCGGCAGCACCGACATGGCCACGGCGGGCCGCGGGAGCGGAGCGGGCAGCCGTGCGAGGAGCGTCCCTGA
- a CDS encoding VanW family protein, protein MRWIGGVLAVFVALLAGAAAAYVLDERSHAGTFYDGIWIEDLHLGGLTREQALEHLRARVQARVQRPIVIRAGDRTWRRTAGELGLRSDLYGTVRRAFGVGRAGGLVDRLRMRWRLRSEPLRLAIPFSVDPAALRAFVDQAAAQVGTQPQDARLWVQDGQVRIVPGRDGTTIDHAAAARILAVAAREGWERVTLPLAAVRPRWTAERLQAMGIREVVATYTTHFPDVPNRNFNIALAASKLRGILLLTGEEFSFNRVVGPRTRAAGYREAPVILNDEFVPGDGGGVCQVSSTLFNVVLFADLKILARTNHSAPVSYLPLGRDAAVSYGSLDLRFRNDGPPLLMWAEVRGRALTISLYGTRRSGREVAILVTDVQVLPAPEGEIRRPDPGLPVGATQVLAAKRGFRATTVRIVREQGVVVRREVVAHSYYKPVPKIVKFGTRKQAALRGP, encoded by the coding sequence TTGCGCTGGATCGGCGGCGTGCTTGCGGTCTTCGTCGCGTTGCTCGCAGGTGCGGCAGCAGCGTACGTGCTCGACGAGCGTTCGCATGCCGGCACTTTCTACGACGGCATCTGGATCGAAGACCTCCACCTGGGAGGACTCACGCGCGAGCAGGCGCTGGAGCACCTCCGTGCGCGTGTGCAGGCGAGGGTGCAGCGTCCGATCGTCATTCGCGCGGGGGACCGGACCTGGCGGCGTACTGCCGGTGAGCTGGGGCTTCGATCCGACCTATACGGCACCGTCCGCCGGGCGTTCGGAGTCGGACGAGCTGGCGGCCTGGTAGATAGACTGCGGATGCGCTGGCGGCTGCGGTCCGAACCACTCCGCTTGGCGATCCCGTTCAGTGTGGACCCCGCGGCCCTGCGGGCGTTCGTCGACCAGGCCGCCGCCCAGGTGGGGACCCAGCCGCAAGACGCGCGCCTTTGGGTGCAGGACGGGCAGGTCCGCATCGTCCCCGGCCGCGACGGGACGACCATCGATCACGCGGCGGCGGCTCGCATCCTCGCCGTCGCCGCGCGGGAAGGGTGGGAACGGGTGACGCTGCCCCTCGCGGCGGTGCGGCCGCGGTGGACGGCCGAACGGCTGCAGGCTATGGGGATCCGGGAGGTCGTGGCGACCTACACGACGCACTTCCCCGACGTGCCCAACCGGAACTTCAACATCGCTCTGGCGGCCAGCAAGCTCCGGGGCATCCTCCTCCTCACCGGCGAGGAATTCTCCTTCAACCGTGTCGTCGGACCGCGTACGCGCGCCGCCGGATACCGGGAGGCACCGGTGATCCTCAACGACGAGTTCGTGCCGGGCGACGGAGGCGGCGTCTGCCAGGTGTCCTCGACGCTGTTCAACGTGGTGCTGTTCGCGGACCTGAAGATTTTGGCTCGCACCAACCACAGCGCGCCGGTGAGCTACCTGCCGCTGGGCCGGGACGCGGCGGTCTCGTACGGCTCATTGGACCTGCGGTTTCGCAACGACGGGCCGCCGCTGCTGATGTGGGCGGAGGTGCGGGGGCGCGCGCTGACGATCTCGCTTTACGGCACGCGCCGCTCGGGCCGTGAAGTGGCGATCCTCGTGACTGACGTCCAGGTGCTGCCGGCGCCCGAAGGCGAGATCCGCCGGCCGGATCCCGGGCTGCCCGTCGGCGCGACCCAGGTGCTGGCAGCCAAGCGCGGTTTCCGGGCAACCACGGTCCGTATCGTCCGCGAGCAGGGTGTCGTCGTCCGCCGCGAGGTCGTGGCCCACTCGTACTACAAGCCCGTCCCGAAGATCGTGAAGTTCGGAACCCGCAAGCAGGCAGCGCTGAGGGGACCCTGA
- the sigH gene encoding RNA polymerase sporulation sigma factor SigH, with amino-acid sequence MPVAVARKEASAPYAEMVDEDLVETAKNGDDRASEFLINKYRNFVRVKAKAYFLIGADREDIIQEGMIGLYKAIRDFRRDKLSSFRAFAELCITRQIITAIKTATRQKHIPLNSYISLNKPIYDDDSDRTLLDVIGGMKVSDPEELVINEEASARMRARIRRNLSELEHRVLSAYLEGKSYQEMANELRRHVKSIDNALQRVKRKLERNLEQEE; translated from the coding sequence ATGCCGGTGGCCGTTGCGCGAAAGGAAGCGTCAGCACCGTACGCGGAGATGGTGGACGAAGACCTCGTGGAGACGGCGAAGAACGGCGACGATCGAGCCTCCGAATTCCTCATCAACAAGTATCGCAACTTCGTGCGCGTCAAGGCTAAGGCGTATTTCCTCATCGGCGCCGATCGTGAAGACATCATCCAGGAAGGCATGATCGGCCTGTACAAGGCCATACGCGACTTCCGGCGCGACAAGCTGAGCTCGTTCCGTGCGTTCGCGGAGCTGTGCATCACGCGCCAGATCATCACCGCGATCAAGACCGCCACCCGCCAGAAGCACATCCCCCTGAACTCTTACATCTCCTTGAACAAGCCGATCTACGACGACGACTCCGATCGGACGCTGCTGGACGTGATCGGCGGCATGAAGGTGTCCGACCCGGAGGAGCTGGTCATCAACGAGGAGGCATCCGCCCGGATGCGGGCCCGGATCCGCCGCAACCTGAGCGAGCTGGAGCACAGGGTGCTCAGCGCCTACCTCGAAGGCAAGTCCTACCAGGAGATGGCCAACGAGCTGCGCCGCCACGTTAAGTCCATCGACAACGCCCTGCAACGGGTCAAGCGCAAACTCGAGAGGAACCTGGAACAAGAAGAATAA
- the moaA gene encoding GTP 3',8-cyclase MoaA yields MRDQYGRPIRDLRISLTDRCNLRCVYCMPAEGIAFRPAAELLQEPEILLLTRIAAELGVRKVRLTGGEPTVRPDLVGIVRGIASIPGIADVALTTNGVRLRDLARPLARAGLRRVNVSLDTLDAEAFRRITRGGRLSDVLEGLAAAEEAGLRPIKINAVVVRGFNDDAVEDLAALTLRRLWEVRFIEMMPFGTVGDFATAGVVRSEETMARIEARFGPLRPVDLSGEDPARTYRLPGAIGILGFISPVSEPFCAKCGRLRLTADGKLRLCLLRDDEEDLLTPLRAGASYQELRDLFAAAAYRRPFGHALAERMYPHKRAMIQIGG; encoded by the coding sequence TTGCGGGATCAGTACGGCCGGCCCATCCGCGACCTGCGCATCTCCCTGACGGACCGGTGCAACCTGCGCTGCGTGTACTGCATGCCGGCAGAGGGGATCGCGTTCCGCCCGGCCGCCGAGCTGCTGCAGGAGCCCGAGATCTTGCTGCTGACGCGGATCGCGGCGGAGCTGGGCGTGCGTAAGGTGCGGCTGACGGGTGGCGAACCGACCGTCCGGCCGGACCTGGTGGGCATCGTACGCGGCATCGCCTCGATCCCCGGGATCGCAGACGTCGCCCTCACCACCAACGGTGTACGCCTGCGGGACCTGGCCCGACCCCTGGCGCGGGCCGGGCTGCGGCGCGTGAACGTCAGCCTGGACACGCTGGACGCCGAGGCATTCCGGCGGATCACCCGTGGCGGCCGGCTGAGCGACGTGCTCGAAGGGCTGGCAGCCGCAGAAGAGGCAGGGTTGCGACCGATCAAGATCAACGCGGTCGTCGTCCGCGGGTTCAACGACGACGCGGTGGAGGATCTGGCGGCCCTCACCCTGCGCCGACTCTGGGAGGTCCGGTTCATCGAGATGATGCCGTTCGGGACGGTCGGGGACTTCGCGACCGCCGGCGTGGTGCGCAGCGAGGAGACGATGGCCCGCATCGAGGCCCGGTTCGGGCCGCTGCGGCCGGTGGATCTGTCCGGAGAGGACCCCGCGCGCACCTACCGCCTGCCGGGGGCGATCGGCATTCTCGGATTCATCAGCCCCGTCAGCGAGCCGTTCTGCGCGAAGTGCGGGCGGCTGCGGCTGACCGCCGACGGGAAACTGCGGCTGTGTCTGCTGCGCGACGACGAGGAGGACCTGCTGACACCCCTGCGGGCGGGCGCTTCCTATCAGGAACTGCGCGACCTCTTCGCGGCCGCGGCCTACCGCCGGCCGTTCGGCCACGCCCTGGCCGAGCGCATGTACCCGCACAAGCGCGCGATGATCCAGATCGGCGGCTAG
- a CDS encoding MaoC family dehydratase: MSGRRRTPRRFPFRLGQRAEMARTVTEADIVAFAGLSGDYNPLHVNAEYAQKTRFGGRIAHGMLSGAFLSAVLGMHLPGPGAIFLSCQMRFLKPTRIGDTITAAAEVVRIREDKPILTLKVWCTNQHGETTVDGEAVCYYEPPAG, encoded by the coding sequence ATGAGCGGTCGGCGGCGCACCCCACGGAGGTTTCCATTCCGCCTCGGACAGCGGGCGGAGATGGCGCGAACCGTCACGGAGGCAGACATCGTGGCGTTCGCGGGCCTCAGCGGTGACTACAACCCCCTGCACGTGAATGCCGAATACGCGCAGAAGACGCGGTTTGGAGGTCGCATCGCGCACGGGATGCTGTCGGGCGCGTTCCTGTCGGCCGTGCTGGGGATGCACCTGCCGGGTCCCGGTGCGATCTTCTTGTCCTGTCAGATGCGCTTCCTCAAGCCGACGCGGATCGGGGATACGATCACCGCGGCTGCGGAGGTCGTCCGGATTCGCGAGGACAAGCCGATCCTCACGCTGAAGGTGTGGTGTACGAACCAGCACGGTGAGACGACCGTGGACGGCGAAGCCGTCTGCTACTACGAACCACCCGCAGGCTAG